In one Alnus glutinosa chromosome 14, dhAlnGlut1.1, whole genome shotgun sequence genomic region, the following are encoded:
- the LOC133858126 gene encoding uncharacterized protein LOC133858126 — MYADRVEAESKRSIKDRLNGASIGDTRRRQLTGKRQRQDDKWEHDLYNDDGPQMSSHNVGARDLRLKLQKKTLHQASQSGSLSGVRDLREKLSGLINTQPMNIEPSKPKLEALRPARKSIVVEAATDVKKATNSAPRKKASQKAGTSVDEFLDSLGLDKYTITFQAEEVDMTALIHMTDDDLKALGIPMGPRKKILLALESRA, encoded by the exons ATGTATGCTGATCGAGTGGAGGCTGAATCCAAAAGGTCAATAAAGGACCGACTCAATGGGGCCTCCATTGGTGATACTCGGCGGCGACAGCTCACCGGCAAGAG GCAGAGGCAAGATGACAAGTGGGAACATGATCTTTATAACGATGATGGACCCCAAATGTCAA GCCACAATGTTGGGGCTCGAGATCTCCGTTTGAAGCTCCAAAAGaagactctccaccaagcatctcaaAGTGGTTCTCTTTCAGGGGTTAGGGATCTACGTGAAAAGTTGTCTGGCCTGATTAATACACAGCCAATGAACATTGAACCCTCAAAGCCAAAACTGGAAGCTCTTAGACCGGCCAGGAAAAGTATAGTTGTTGAGGCTGCAACTGATGTCAAAAAGGCCACGAATTCTGCTCCTAGGAAAAAAGCTTCACAAAAG GCTGGGACATCAGTGGATGAATTTCTGGACTCTTTGGGCCTCGACAAGTATACTATTACTTTTCAAGCAGAGGAA GTTGATATGACTGCCCTAATACACATGACTGATGACGACCTCAAGGCTTTAGGAATACCAATG
- the LOC133857417 gene encoding G-type lectin S-receptor-like serine/threonine-protein kinase CES101 — translation MGSMKSLLPPIFLSILSCWCLGNAGPQLSHAKVIGDSIKPGEVLGPKQLLVSASGRFELKFFDNSSVDGGGYLGICNTFYNKWVWVANRDTPIRGSQVNFTMDADGLLKIVHDGGRPILLNANETAPNSTATLESSGNFIVKEFNSNGSTERVLWQSFDHPTDILLPGMKLGMNLKTQQKFMLTSWLTGRIPASGGFSLEWNLTANGTGLLIMRHQGDIYWVSGVGSNSDFENDSSLSYVSNENESYFIYSTPVSTPVWNDFRWVLTEDGQLIDYKVSAHENKMSTYGMCFGNSFDRGCVEQKAPNCRNSNHKFEKRRGSFLPKSICFSDFNSSIINIGECQAQCWRNCSCVGYNTILDVNEQTGCCFYINGQFVEDKTGDQEQLYVLIETGNQLPRPQTPPPTEKRWWIWIIIATVATLVVIEGFLCFLWRKKLQWEQESNEEAILLELTNSNRFGDANEISNDGKKGHDLKVFRFASIVAATCNFSTENKLGQGGFGPVYKGKLPEGQEIAVKRLSRSSRQGLVEFKNELILIAKLQHMNLVRVLGCCVNRDEKMLIYEYMPNKSLDFFLFDPKKRELLDWKRRYNIIEGIAQGLLYLHKYSRLRIIHRDLKAGNILLDDDMNPKISDFGMARVFGRNDAEANTERVVGTYGYMSPEYAMEGNFSEKSDVYSFGVLMLEIVSGQKNSGIYHRERPMNLVGYAWELWREDRSLELMDSTLVQSYSELQILRYIHVGLLCVQEFAADRPTMSDVISMLTNETTSLPTPKQTAFPAQRNLIETNLFKNEQESCSATITISDMDPR, via the exons ATGGGTAGCATGAAATCCCTTCTGCCTCCaatatttctctccattttgtCATGTTGGTGCCTTGGAAATGCAGGGCCACAACTTTCTCATGCAAAAGTCATCGGAGACAGCATCAAACCTGGTGAAGTGCTTGGTCCCAAACAGCTGTTGGTTTCAGCTAGTGGgagatttgaattaaagttCTTCGACAATAGCAGTGTGGATGGTGGTGGATACTTAGGAATATGTAACACCTTTTATAATAAATGGGTATGGGTTGCTAACCGAGACACACCTATAAGAGGTAGTCAGGTAAATTTCACAATGGATGCAGATGGCCTGTTGAAGATTGTGCATGATGGAGGGAGACCAATTCTATTGAACGCTAATGAAACAGCACCAAACTCCACTGCTACTCTAGAAAGTTCGGGCAACTTCATAGTGAAAGAGTTTAATTCTAATGGATCTACCGAGAGGGTCTTATGGCAAAGCTTTGATCATCCGACAGACATACTTCTTCCTGGTATGAAACTAGGTATGAACTTAAAAACACAGCAAAAATTTATGCTCACTTCATGGTTAACTGGCCGAATCCCTGCATCTGGAGGCTTTTCTCTTGAATGGAACCTTACAGCAAACGGGACAGGACTGTTGATCATGAGACATCAAGGGGATATATATTGGGTTAGTGGGGTTGGGAGCAATTCCGACTTTGAGAATGACAGCTCCTTAAGTTACGTGTCTAATGAGAATGAGAGCTACTTCATTTATTCTACTCCAGTTTCTACTCCAGTTTGGAATGATTTCAGGTGGGTCTTGACCGAGGATGGGCAACTTATAGATTACAAAGTATCTGCTcatgaaaataaaatgtctACTTATGGTATGTGTTTTGGTAATTCCTTTGATCGTGGGTGTGTGGAGCAAAAGGCACCCAATTGCAGGAATAGCAATCATAAGTTCGAGAAGAGACGTGGttcttttcttccaaaatcAATTTGTTTTTCGGATTTCAACTCGAGCATTATTAATATTGGTGAATGTCAGGCTCAATGCTGGAGGAATTGTTCCTGTGTTGGTTATAATACGATTCTCGATGTCAATGAGCAAACTGGATGCTGCTTCTACATTAATGGTCAATTTGTAGAAGATAAAACTGGCGATCAAGAACAGTTATATGTTCTAATTGAAACTGGTAACCAACTCCCCCGCCCCCAAACCCCACCCCCCACAGAGAAGAGATGGTGGATATGGATCATAATAGCAACAGTGGCTACTTTAGTTGTAATCGAGGGATTCTTATGCTTTTTGTGGAGGAAAAAACTCCAAT GGGAGCAAGAAAGCAATGAGGAAGCAATATTACTTGAATTGACGAATTCAAACAGATTTGGGGACGCAAATGAGATTAGCAATGACGGGAAGAAAGGTCATGATTTGAAAGTATTCAGATTTGCATCCATTGTGGCTGCCACATGCAACTTTTCTACTGAAAATAAACTTGGACAAGGTGGTTTTGGTCCTGTATATAAG GGAAAATTACCTGAGGGCCAAGAGATAGCCGTGAAGAGACTTTCTAGAAGTTCTAGACAAGGATTAGTGGAGTTCAAGAATGAACTTATACTAATTGCCAAACTTCAGCACATGAATCTTGTTAGAGTTTTGGGTTGTTGTGTTAATAGAGATGAAAAGATGCTGATTTATGAATACATGCCCAACAAAAGCTTGGACTTTTTTCTCTTCG ATCCAAAGAAAAGGGAGCTTTTGGATTGGAAGCGACGTTACAACATCATTGAAGGCATTGCTCAAGGGCTTCTTTATTTGCATAAATACTCTAGACTAAGGATTATTCATAGAGATTTGAAAGCAGGTAACATCTTGCTTGATGACGATATGAATCCCAAAATATCGGATTTTGGCATGGCTAGGGTTTTTGGGCGGAACGATGCTGAAGCTAATACCGAGAGAGTAGTTGGAACATA TGGTTATATGTCACCAGAGTATGCCATGGAAGGGAATTTTTCAGAGAAGTCAGATGTATACAGTTTTGGAGTTCTAATGTTGGAGATTGTTAGTGGCCAAAAAAATAGTGGCATTTATCATCGGGAACGCCCCATGAACTTAGTAGGATAT GCTTGGGAATTATGGAGAGAAGATAGAAGTTTGGAGCTAATGGATTCTACTCTGGTTCAATCCTATTCTGAGCTCCAGATTTTGAGATACATTCATGTTGGTCTCTTATGCGTACAAGAGTTTGCAGCAGATAGGCCAACTATGTCTGATGTTATCTCTATGCTTACCAATGAAACTACGTCACTTCCTACTCCAAAACAAACAGCATTTCCCGCTCAAAGAAATTTGATAGAGACAAATCTATTTAAAAATGAACAGGAAAGTTGTTCAGCAACTATAACTATTTCAGATATGGATCCTCGGTAA